In the genome of Streptomyces sp. SAI-127, the window TTGCCGCGTACGTCGGCTCGCTCCTCCTCGCCCTCGCCGCCGTCCTCACCGGGACAGGCACCGCCCACGCCGCCGAAGGCCCCTATGTGGCCCTGGGCGACTCCTATTCCTCGGGTGTCGGCGCGGGCGGCTACATCAGTTCAAGCGGCGAGTGCAAGCGCAGCACGAAGGCCTACCCCTACCTCTGGGCGGCCGCCAACTCACCCTCGTCCTTCGCTTTCACGGCTTGCTCGGGCGCCCGAACGGGTGATGTTCTGGCGAGTCAGCTGACCCCGCTCACCTCGGCCACCGCCCTGGTCTCGATCACCATCGGCGGCAACGACGCCGGCTTCGCCGACGTCATGACGACCTGTGTGCTCCAGTCCGACAGCTCCTGCCTCTCCCGGATCAACACCGCGAAGGCGTACGTCGACTCGA includes:
- a CDS encoding SGNH/GDSL hydrolase family protein, encoding MRRSRFAAYVGSLLLALAAVLTGTGTAHAAEGPYVALGDSYSSGVGAGGYISSSGECKRSTKAYPYLWAAANSPSSFAFTACSGARTGDVLASQLTPLTSATALVSITIGGNDAGFADVMTTCVLQSDSSCLSRINTAKAYVDSTLPGQLDNVYSAISSRAPNARVVVLGYPRFYKLGVTCLGLSETKRKAINDAADYLDTAISKRAANHGFAWADVRPTFTGHELCSGSAWLHSLNLLNIGESYHPTAAGQSGGYLPVLNSAA